Below is a genomic region from Eupeodes corollae chromosome 1, idEupCoro1.1, whole genome shotgun sequence.
TAGAGGAAAAAAGAAATGGCAAGGAAGGAACAAGGAATGAGATAAATGAAAGAATGACTTTTGTCGCGGTAAATTTTTACCGTGACAATTGCTCCAGTTGAAGGGTTCAAATAGATGACGATAACTACGATGTGGCATTAGCAAGATTAAAAGAACGTTtcgaaaacaagaaaataattgcAAATTAACATATTCAACGCATATTCAATCATCTTAATATTTATAAGGCTTCCGCACCAGATATAAGAAACTTGGAGCTATCGAGCATTGGGAcgatgttgttgttttcataATGAAATTCAAGCTGGATCCTGCAACTTTAAGTAAGTGGAATGATGACGCCCCAACAGTTAGACTACCAAGTCTGAAGGAACTTtcagattttcttaaaaagaggGGTCAGCATCTCGAAGGTAATgttataaatcaattatttactCTTGATTGTTCAATTAAATCCGATAATCAAAAAGGTCAGAAGTCTACTTCAAAACACTGTGTAAAAGCATTTATTACCACAAAAAACACTTGCATATTCTGCTCAGTTCCCGGTCAATTTATTTATCGAtgttacaaatttcaaaatctttcttttccggaacgtaataaaataacaatctaTCCTTCAACTGCTTAAAGTGTTAAGATCACAGTAGCGCTAATTGTCCATCTTGTGGTTGTCGTCATTGTGGAAAGAAACACCACACACTTTGCATCTTGTTGAAAATGCTACAAGTTTTGTACCAAAAGCTCCACTTAGTTCTAGTAGGTACCCAGCGGTTATGAAAATCTCACTGCTTCCAAGGAAATACCTGCTTCAACTTCTCATTTAATATACTCCAGCTTTACTGAAAATAGTATTTTAGGAGCAGCTGtcataaatataataaacaaattacgACAGATTGTACCCTGTCGGGTGCTTTTGGACTCAGGGagtcaaacttatttaatctctGCAAGGCTCATGCAGTGTCTTGGAACGCAAGGTCTTCCATCCCATACCATCTTATCTTGTGCCAATTCTTAACTCCAGTTCTCGCATTAATGGATTTACAGTTACAATTGAGGCGCTTGGGATACCAGAAATAACGGGACTGCTACCTGATACGAAAATCGATATCAAAGGATGGAACATTCcaaacaatattaatttatcTGATCCACATTTTAATGTTCCTCAGCATATAGATCTGCTTCTTGGcatatacatatttcttttaCACTCTACTATTAAAAACACTTCGCATGAATCCGAATCAGATGAAACACTGAACAACACGTTAAAAGCATTCTGGGAAATTGAAAGCTTCAGGGGCCAAAGAATGTTATGTCAATAGAAGAAACAAAATGTGAAAATCATTTTGTGAGCCACTATTCTCGCTTAGAGTCTGGTCTCTGGTGTCTTTAGTGTCAAACTTCCCTTCAAACAGGATCCAAGCCTACTAAACAATGCCTATGCTGGAGCCAAAAGGAGGCCAATGTCGCTAGAAAGAAAATTTCGTAAATACCTAGACCTGTTCCAATAATACTGTACACAAATTGGTAATAACAGCTgatataacaaaaatgtatcatcaAGTGCAGTTTTATGGAGAAACTGCGAGAACGGAAACTTTTGGCACTGCCTTGCCTCATTTTTGTTGACGAGTGCGTTAAAGCAGCTGTCCATCGACGAAGAGGAACGATTTCCTACAGCGGCTAAGGCTATTATTTCTGACGATCTCATGACTGGATGTGTCTCCCGATCAATTAAAAGCGCTGAAGCCAGAATTAATAACATTGCTAGGTAGCGGTGATTTCATTCTGAAGAAATGGTGTGCACACTCTCTTGAAATTCTGAAAGGAGTTCCAGAGAATGATCGTGAGCAATATTTCAAACTAAAGGGTAATGAAGtgatcaaaatattatttaccttTTGGAGTCCAGTCGAAGATATGTTTTATTATGAGATAACTCCCCTGCTAACAAAGAGAACGATTCTCTCTGATATTACTCATCTTTTTGACCCGTTAGGTCTGATAAACCTTGTCATTTTGCTTGCTAAAATGTGTATGCAACAGCTGTGGCGTCTAAAAATTGCATGGAATGAATCTTTGCCTCAAGAACTTCCTCACTTATGGTTGAAGTTTCGAAAAAATCTAGGTGAGCTCAACAATATGCACTTGGGTcgtagtatattttttggtaaTCTAGATAACTATCATCTTCATGCTTTTTCCGACAGCTCATGATGAGAACTAACCTTACATGTGGCTTGTGTAAAGTAGTATCTGTTTGCGTAAGGTGACCCTACCACGTTTGGAGTTATGTGCCGCAGTGATGATGGTTCAGCTTAAAGGAGATTTTTGGTTCCATTCCACATCATATAACTTATTGGACGGATTCGTCAATTGTACTGAATTGGATGGCAAAGGAATCATGCAACTGGCAAACTTTAATAGCCAATCGCGTTTCAATTATTCATCAACACTTTTCAGTTTCTCAATGGCAGCTTATTACCTTGGAATTAAATCCTGCGGACGTAATTTAGAGAGGATCATATCCGTCAGcattaattcaaaatgaaatgtgaTTCAGTGATACACAAGGCTATCACGCAATCTTCAAATAATGGGTGATTTGCCTCATCAACTAGTACAACAGTCGAGGCCATTTAACATTGTTGAGGTTGATTTTTGCGGCCCATTTAGTATACACTTTCGTCGTCGAGTTACATCTCCTATGAAAGCTTATGGCACAGTATTTGTTTGCTTCGTCACAAGAGCAGTCCATCGGCAGACGGGGACTGTGCTCAGTAATATACATCGGCATTGATACAAATTTCATAGGGGCGCGTAACCAATTGCATGTTAATGCAGAACGAAAACAGGGAAGAATGTTGGGACTTAAATATACCGTTTTTGTATATtgtgtattgtattgtatatgtattttgttagatgcttactttaatttaattttttctttatttaacttaattttaaacatcGCCAAGCACTtcctataaaattgaattggatTGAATTAAAGcaaggcaacggcctagtcactgataaagcttcggttcccatcgatcacctgCTTGTTCGATATTcctttccttttattttgattttggaaTCGAAGGTTATCACGAAGGTACCATTTAGTATGATGGGCTAGTCTTTGCCATCAGTTGTTATGCTTTCGTCTCTGGCTATAACAATTCCATCAGCGAACGCTTCAATTTTTAAGAGGTGATCGGCTTGAGTCGTTGGACATTATGCCGTGTGATTATTATTAAGGAGATTACATAAATTAACtttaccatttttttcttttcgaagtTGACGCACATCCGCCGCAGaaggttttttattattttaatgtccCTTATGTATCTTTTTACAGAAAAACACTGTGTCCACATATAGTTTGGTTAATGAGTCGAAGAACGATGGATCTtactaaagtattttttttaatttgcgggtttttgttttttgctaacTTAATATTTgtacacaaaaatgtttttaaagcaCAATGTGATAAAGTTAATTGTGGATGAGAGGGGTGAAATCAACAATAACACGATACAATTGATCTCAGGCAACTAGGAGTAATTCAATGTTTCTTTCGCCAgtgaaataaaagatgtttactCTTTTCTGttgagttattttttattgaaaaatttcaacttgCACAGCAAATAATTGATTTGCttgcattttaataattgaacAATATAACTTAATGATATTTTAGCTTGCAaagtaaataattgattttcttgaatttttattattgaacaatATAACTTAATGTTATTTTAGTTTGCAATGCAAATAATGGATTTGCTTTCAtggttataaaaattattaacttaataATATTGTGCTGACGTAGGTATATAATAAAAGGAAGTGGGAATGGGAAATTAGGTACATATATGAATACCTAATGTAATTGTTACTAACTAACATTCCTTTAAATCATCCAAGCACTTAAACCTTTTGTCTAATATTGAACAGCACGTATCCCTAATGCAGTTATAATAGCTGATTTGAGATAGATTTCATGCGTGGTAGGAGTTTATTGAGCGCTCTGTGAACTAGAGTCTTGATTTTGCTAACTAAAACAGCTTTcagaatttgaattcaatagtAACTATAAAGTGAACAGATTCTGAGGGACAAAATCATACAGTATTATGTTCGAACGAAACTCGTCTCCGACGAAGAGAAAAAGGGCTTAATTTTGGCAATAAAAGCAAAGGCCATGGGAAAGCACACGGACTAAtgcttgaagttttgaaaaaaataatacctGGTTTTCAGAAGAAACCTGGACAAAAATCAACGAAGGGAAGAGCGACTGCTCGAAGAAGAAAGAAACGGGCTAAAATCCATATACTTAACAAAGATTAACCCGCTAGTGTTTAGAGTTCAAAACAACACCAGGTAAAAGCCGGTTGAAGCAACAGTAAGTTTTGCAAATTCTCATCTCTATGACACAAAATGAGTGTCATAAAGTCGTTAAAAAGCCGGGAAGCAATATCATTTCGGGAAGGTTTGGAGAGatttcaaacgaaaaaaaaaaacgccggAAACGACACACGACGATGTGGAATAGTAGTTGAGTATCGAGACCCTATgtactggggtggaatcggctaaggtgattgttgataaatgacaatcaaaatgatcgaatttgatctacataaggtgatagtcaaattgataccttaaaagatatcacaaaaaaatgtgatagtcgttttcaaacaaatttgtttattccgaatagagctaccagacgcttacacaaacgactggaaaattttcttagttcactttgtttcttttaaaaaacacattcctgtgaccgacaaagcttacgacattcgaaaaaagcaagaaaagtaagaattttattcaaaatcagccaatttgaaacttttatttagatattttataagaatcaatttaaaatttcaccaaggcaacaacgaattttgacaatttgaatctgaaattgttcaatcgaattgaattgagttgaatcatcttacacagacggaatgaaaatgatagtcaatttgactatcaaaaaattgatagtcaacaatcacttTAGCCGATTCCACTCCTGCTATGGAACATTCAAGCACTTTGTGTGTAGGTCTAAGGACCTAAGTAATTAAAGTTACGAAAGACAAAGTTACGGTAGCCAAATATACAAAGAACTGAAATTACAAAAGACCAAAGATATTATTCCCTTTTGTTTTCAGTGCATTTCGTCTAACCACGCCAAAGAATGTATTGTAATTCATTTTAACTTTCTTGAGCCCAAACTATTTAACTTATTTCTCTGTAATCAGTTGGGTAATTAGAAGCCGAAGCAGATgtattaatgtacatatttcgTTGTTTTAACTTGCCCCAAGCAGTTCCTTcggaattgatttttatttttaattctttttttgttagactttacaattttattttaaatatttatttggaaacTTTATTtcgcaataaaactgaaaacaataattgttCGAAGAAAAAGCAGCGTAACTTGATATTCATTCTAGTGCCAGTGAAACTACTTTTCCCGaactaaaatttttagaacGACGAACGGGGCATACGATACACTTTTATGGGTTTCCTGCACGGATGTTTGACGATGGGACCCCTGACAAAGCTGAAAGttatatatattcatatatgtacatatgtaaatatatatagaGATATGCATGGAATgaatacatatacaaataacttcaaaagtattaaaatttgtgaagcaaaaaaagatttatttaaaatttaaaaaggtaaaaatacaacttttgtgTATGCCGACCTAATATGATTTACTTTCAATTGATAACTGTTCTGCAATCCATTCCATATTTTCATGAAATCGGGGATCACTCATCCTTAGTGCTGTTCTCTTCAATAGATAGTAATAAACTGGAGCAActgaaaaagtaaaagtattaaaaattagcttcataaaataatttaacataatGTACAATGTTTACAATAGTTTAATAATATCacacaaaaaacataatattgatGTTAGAAAAGCACCCAAGTtctgttgaaaacaaaaaaatgaagtgAAAACTCTGacgtaaaaaataataagatcaaaataaaaataaatttatagtaAGCAAAGTTGATATCAAAGCGACTATAATATGTAGAGCTTTGTCAAAGCGAACAACAAAAGCTGCCCAAAAAGTTGGGAAATTTCAAAAAGCTAGAGATGATTGGctttaaggttttttgaaaCGTAACCCAGAGCTAGAATCAAaggatttacaaaatttgcggttgatggtttctttaaaaatcttgagCAAATATATAGACAGTTTTCAATTGAACCTAAGGATGTATATAATTTGGATGAAACCGGTGTGACAACGGTAATGGACTCACCAATGGTAAGAACTGCAACTATTAATTGGTATAGGTTTAATcaataataagtattttttctCACATCTTATAGGTCTTAGCAGCAAAAGGTCAGCGTAGTGTTGCTCAGGCATCATCAGCAGAGCGTGGGTGTTTGGTAACAATGGTGGGCATAATATTAATACTAATGGAAATCACTTGCCACCAGCATACGTGTTCCCCCGCGTGCGCTTCAGCGACAGATTTTGAAATGGTTGCTTTCCTGGGTCACtgattttgaattcgaaatcTGGATTAATGATTTTCGAACTCTTTATATATACAACATTTCATCAATTGTTCAATGGAAAGACCAATCCTGATTCTTCTCGATAACCATGCATCACACTGCAGTCCTCAAAGCATCGACTACTGCCATGTTAATGGGATTGTGTTACTCTCCTTTCTACCACACACCTATTATCGACCTCAGCCATATGATGTATCTATATTCTGGCCTTTCAAACGGTTTCGTAGGAAGCGATTTAATGATTTTCTAACCACTAATCTATAAAAGCAGATTACAAGTTACGATTTATGTAAAGTTACCAACCTACAATTTCAAATGGCAttctcttcaaaaaatatatttaatgtcTTTGAAACAATTGGGATCAATCCCTTAACCTCCCAGATTTTAggaaaagatacatttttagtgGGCATTTTGCCAGTTGAAGATTATTTAGTCGAAATTGTTCCATCAGCTCCGAGTCAAGCTAATAAGCCGTCAAACAAATGCCATTTCTCCAACCCAAGCTCTAACACCTAAGTTGTAAGACCAATATCGCGTCTTTCCACACCAAACAGAACTCCAAGGAGTGGATGCTCGCGCATCTTAACAAGCTCAATTAAAAAACGTGGAGCAGAAGAgtgtgaattaaataaaattgcacGGTACGCTAAACGAACGCTTAAACTTGCAGATAAACGTGAGAAAAgcccaaaaaaaaacgttaccaGTAGAATTAAAATCATCAGATGTAAGCGATAAAACCGTTTCTTATGCCGAGTCAGACAAGTCCAACTGTTTTGTTTCGGACCAGGACAATGTCGAAATGGAAAAAAACTGAGCATTTTGAATACCAGTTAACAGACGATGGTGCATTGGAAGTCGGACAATATATTCTGGTCAAATTTGGCGAAGATTctataaatccatttttgtaTGCAGTCAATTATCTTAGAAATTATCACTTTCATTTTGgaagtttttatattaaatgaattaattaaaaaaatgtttattaatgaaataatttatgatttttgtttttatttttgtatacatttttttaattgatttatttttgtcgttatattattaaataaattgttcaaaatcaaaaatgacgTTCTAGATTCgttaataatttaagaaatataattcaCACTATGTGAGCTTTAATCAACCATTGTCAAAAGTGCCCCTGTTAAAGTCAAAGGTAGTACTTTTGACAAAATGACTTTTTAGAACACATTTGTATGTACCCCCTTCTCCCCTACTCGTACCTTTCACTGATTCTAGATAATATGTCGTAATGTAcgtaaatgaaaaatgttaaggaAAAGCTCCTGACACCAACACTTCTTCAATTAAGGAATCTATCGATCTTCCATAGGCCCTCCACCGGCGTCTCAAGCTatgctttgttaaaaaaaacccaAGCACCTCTAATAGAGTAACTAATACCACAACTAAACTTTTACAGCAAAAATATTCCCAAACTTTTCCCTCACCAAGGGTGCAGAACCGAAATATTGGTTACCTCGTtgctagttttaaatattttatgcaaatttcGAATACTGTATCAGTTGGATGTAAACAATACTGTAATATATTAGAATAATTGTTTTAGAATACTCACATAAACGCTATAAAATGATTAACGCAGTTAATCCTGTTGGCCACTGATCtaaaatcacatttttctgTTGGCTCACAAGAATCCAAAAGTGCTGAGCGACAGAAAGGATAAAGTAGAACGTTATAGTGGCTAGTGGCATACGAAACTTTTTGCAAAGGATATTTGCAACTCcagccttaaaaaaaaaggttaaaattattttgtataataaatagcaatattatgtatttttaatgtaAGACGATCCCTATCAAgctactttttaatattttaattttcaatgatgATCCAATAATGACGTCAGTATTACCTGACTGTTGTTCTACGTCCTTATACAGAACGATATTATTGTATTATTGTGTTTCcacgcttatttggatgcggcttcgttattagagccagacttaggcaccaagtcttgagctataggtgcatcaaagAGCGtttcatgaccatacgcatcaagggtaaattcggcaacattagtgTAATATGCGCAAACGTCCctacagaagagaaggatgaaaacaccaaggatatgtttttcgagctcttagacaaaacatatgagcagcgTCCTAGCTGCAGTATTAACATGATTCTGGGCGATTTTGATGCCATAGGATGGTAATACATCTTTGGCGAAATAATCGAGAAAaatagcctgcacgacaacacttccggtaacagattcaggctcatagattttgctgcggggcaaaaTATCATGGTAGCGTTTCCTACACCTTAACATACACAAAGGAACTTGAAAATTTTCAGACCAATGTGATCAGATTGACCATATAGCgatgtccaaactttccgagaagctaacatcgactcggaccactaccttgttgtagctgAGGTAGCACTTTGGGTTTCCAGACAAAAAGCAAAGCAGGAAGATGCTCGGAGAAGATACAACTTCGAACTGCTACAATCGTAAGAGATCACCAATTTCTGCTCCAACCCATTTACACgtaacctctctcaaagttttctgccgccaacacaatgaggtccgtaaagctggaaacaccacaatcgaatttcgaaattctaatgatggggtgatttagggctctttttgggctattttagtgctctaatcccgacttggttcaaaaatcgcttccccctcaaacttgtggtgttcccagcttgacgtcaagctggaaacaccacacctttaggttcataatttcaaaaaactgatgatgaggGAATTTAGGGCTATTTTTGGGCTCCTAAGTTAGCGAAACTCCAAATTAGTATCTCCACCCCTTACCCCCTAAAATGACTCGCaaagttgaagtttttggagactttctaaaccaaacaaaatttaaaaaaaactaatgatggGGTCGTTAAGTGCTATTTTTGGGCTCCTTAGTTCGCGGAactccaaattgtttttttaagcctATATCCCCAAACTTAAGTCTCAAAGCTTAAACTGTTGGAGACTTTCTTAaccaaacacaatttaaaaaatctaatgatTGGGTAATgtagggctctttttgtgctaatGTAGTGCTCTTATCCCgagttggttcaaaaatcccttcgccctaaaaattaatttcaaaagtttaaacatttttttattgcattagCCTGacgaaatttgaacaatttttaaatttgaaactcaaaataaaatttctgtggAGAAATTCTGTACCCgacgttttgaaaaacaaaatacaaaataataccattccattaaaaaaaataccagtttCGTGTTTTTATTCCCACTGGTTTGTGTTTAtagggaaaaaatcaatttgtgatGACGTGATGACGTCACTCCCAGCAAACTCAACTTCACAGGCTTAACTCATTTATATTTactcatattttattttggagatttgtatatcaaccaattatatttaaacaaagcctTTCAACCAATCAGatcaagaatttcttttttgaaatcaaagtaaccTTCAtcggaattcaaaatttaactaatcaattttgaatttacgcATTTTGTGATAGGAATTTTGTGCACAATTTACGCATATCTCAATACGCATAAGTTTTACGCATATCTCAACTTAATATGcgtaaattaaatgtaaattatcACACTGGTACATTGATTGATTAAATTTACTTATCATTTCATTTGAGGGTAAAAAATctttacaacaaattttttaactgtAGCATCAATACGTAAGCTCATAATTGCATCGAGCGATGCTGTAGTCAATCGATttcttggttttgtttttaaacagttCATGAAAGAAAATGTTCCTTTTACTACAGCGTTGCTCACAGGTAAAGTTAACAATTGTATTACGAAATACAAATCCCCGAAAACTATTTCACCCGAAATGTTTTTCACATTCAGAGACAACTCTGTCCAAAATTCTTCCAATTTCGTAGAAAATTTGGAGGGAAAAAACGGACTCCAATCGAATAAAGGCAGCTTATTCCATTGTTCttccaaattttgaatattctgTACTGTTTTCCTTGTTTTTCATGTGTACGGAAAATAAAATCGTCAAAGATTAGATTTGGGCTATTTATAGCCCAATTATGATTGGGCTGTCATACTGAAATTGCTGTGggcaattttggaaaaagataGCCCAATTTCCGAAAATAGaccaatctggcaagcctgctgctcacgagctctatgagtAGAAGAGGAAAGGAGGTTTAAAAGctggaatgaagttcgaaagctttatgagcaggtgaaacgaatcTCACatatacataaacctagaaccgaaggctgcaaagataaaagtggaaacatcatagtagaaccgcagtcaatgctgagggtatggaaggaccacttctgcagactgtataacagcaacgacgaaccgaattcatCTGTCAgatgaattaatttaatatagacgatgaaagccaCCACAAAGTTAAGATTACCACATCTAAGATCAAGTCCAACAAAGCCATTGGAGCAgctggcttgaatgccgaggtattcaaagcagctggagataatttagttaggagcatgcaccaacttatctgtaagatatggtcggaagaaagcctCCCCGATGAATTGAACCTTAGCATTGTTTGCCCAATCCTAAGAAaagaggagaccctctaaactgcaccatcCATAGAgtcatcagtctacttaacatcgctagcaaaatcttttctgcctGATAGGTCCTCATCAGTGTGTTTAAggtcaggaaagtccacagtcgatcaaatattcacattacggcagatcctgaaaaaaaaacaagatcatCAGATCAACACCCACTAtatctttatcgatttaaagaacgcagaaaacaacaccagcgctgagatcaaacgacgAATAACTCTTTCCAACCGCTATTTCTTTGGGCTTAAAAAGCAATTgcgtagcaaagccctctctcgagggaccctTTATAAGACCCTCAATATCCCTGTCTTGTTATATGGGGCAGAAGCCTGgagtttcgagagaaaagttcggAGTGGAGGACAAGATGGGACGACGAGTTATACGGCCTGTGTACGGCAGTACACTTAGACTcaaaagagtaaaagtccaacaaaaaggaaggctaggtcatgtagagcgcatgcaaaccaatgcttcggcacgcacaagtgaaaagtgacctcacccaacttggagcgcgaaactggatgcatatagctagggaccgggctagttggagaagtttgttggttaaGGCCCTACTTCACACAAGGCTATAGCAACACAAAATAttacgaaaaatataaaactttccTCTCTT
It encodes:
- the LOC129954101 gene encoding LOW QUALITY PROTEIN: transmembrane protein 138 (The sequence of the model RefSeq protein was modified relative to this genomic sequence to represent the inferred CDS: substituted 1 base at 1 genomic stop codon); this translates as MTITLRKYSLLLIFQNAFLLADLFINSSFYLACVNRSAMILMFLIQDLFIIFSYVLFGFNIYSTCVFQAGVANILCKKFRMPLATITFYFILSVAQHFWILVSQQKNVILDQWPTGLTALIILXRLFAPVYYYLLKRTALRMSDPRFHENMEWIAEQLSIESKSY